ATTATTTCTCTGTTTTCCGTAGCCTTTGCACTGTAGAAtattattcaaatattttcaaagGTTTAATTAGTAcctctaacaaaaaaatactagTAGTAGTTTACGAAAAAGAATTATTTTTAACACACTTATATGTCTGCACCTTGATCGCGAATGGAGAGGCTAAAGTATTTTATTTGTATATGAAGACtgtatttgaatttgaaaattttataCAAGGTTTTATAAAATGTATAGACAAGTGATCATTTGTCTTCTCCCATTTCTAATTGACATAgaaattggaagaaaaatcTGACCTGGTTACCTGGAGAAATTAGCTATCCCACGAAAGAACATCGAACAAATAAATCCATTTTGAACTTCAGATCCTGTTAAAGTATATCATAAACAACAATATACTACTCACACAAATCGTTCCTAGTTGCTATCCAATAATAATTATTTCGTTGAATTTATGAATAACTATTCATACTAAATAGCGTGTTAAAACAAATTGATAAAAATTTTCTAAAAACAAAGTTTTACACAAAGTCAACGCATATGCCAGCTTGAGTTGCTGGTTTGAGCAGCTCTTACCATCGAATGTCGTAATCTGCACGACCTTTTAAATGGTGGGTTCTagataaattattaaatttattgtaaatatgttttaaaaaggGTTAGCACTCAGCCAGGGAAAATTTCACCTGAAAACGGCCAGCATGCAATATTTTCCTCGGCCGTATTAATGTGAAGTTGCACTTTTTTTTGCCTAACCCTGTCATCTAAGATATTGTATAAGAAAACGGATAAAGGAGGAAATATTCAGTAGCTTTACGAATTAAATGCACATCATGCAAAAAATGTTTATATCTACCCGATAAAACTGCAAACAAATTGATATAATTTCCATATCTTCTCAGTTTGCATGCCGAcggctttggctttggatGGTTTAAAATGAGAGCTCAGAGCTGAGTTCAATTCTCTCATATCATTTCTATCAAAAGATGATCACTAAAGATACTGTTCTTGCCATACAATGATGGTCTACACAATCTACAGCATTATTAAAGTATTGTTGTAAGTAGTTCTCATATGCTACAATCTGCAATGAGTACTATACGCGTAGAAAATATAAATACCGAACCCATTTACAGATAGTTTCATTTGTAATTTGGATGCATCTAATTGTTGCTACAGCGCTCCAACATTATGTTTGAATGACacatcaaataaaataaattcattcaaaaaaaagggaaaaacatgAATTTTCAAACACTGCAATCCCTTTGTGTATGGATCACAATTGATAATTCTAAGGTTTAACAAAATCAGTCCTTTGTTGACGATCTACAAACGTTTCTAATCTGAATAATTTTACAGCCCCCATAAAAAGCTACAAAACCACCTGTAtgtatatttttaatttttaaaagatTACAAGAAACAAATTCTGACAAGGAATTACAAATATAGAATCAAATGATGATTTATATTTCACATCTAAATATTTATAATCGTAATTGGGAGCTTGGGAATGCATGCTTCCCCATGGAACtcaataaacatttcaaatggtttgaaacttcttcaataaaacaaatagcTAAACATTTTAGCATTTCCATTAAACACACCGTTCACAACATCTGATATTGATATTGCTCTCAAGTGTTTTTCGGTAAATATTGATGCGATAATACAAGATGCCGCCGTAAATATTCAgacgaaataaataattaataaatcATCTTCTACCACAACATGAATCGTACATTAATGAATATTATTGCTAGattatattattattgttgATTATGTTAGACTCAGTGACTGACTTTACGCaaaattttgttttggaatAATTCACAAAGAATCTTTCATCTATAACATACTAATATTAATCTGCAATGAACATTTGAAACGCTTGATTTACGCGGTACCAATACTGATCATTGACTAAACTGTTAATAATAATGTTGACATTTTCAGGGGAAgtaaaactaaaataaaacCTTCACTACAAAATGTCTGTAAAGTGTTTGACTGAAGCAAGGTTATTGattcctttaaaaaaatgaagttCGGCATGCTATGatgagaaaaaataaacaatgtCCAAGCGAAGTCCCCAACGGTACCTGTTGATGGTTGATTTGGTTAtatattttcacattttctatGAAATGTTTTCGTTCTTCTTGTATTGCAAGAACATCAAGCATTAAACAAGAACGCGCAACCTTAGTATCTAGAGCGTCCTTGTATTAATTAACCTTCCGTCGGACACCCGGCTACCCGGATATTTATATCATCGACCAATAACTAAATAGACTGGCACTAAATATTTAATAGCAAAAACGTTTAAGTGTAATTTTTGTCTCTACTTATTCTTGAAAAACatggatttttcaaaaacaaaagcgtGAAGCTACGTAATTCTTCctttgaaaaacaattttgGATATGAGGGTACCGTGTGCTCAATAAACGGGTAAATGATCGAACACAATAATTTGAAATCAAAGCAGGTACACTGCATTCGTTTGGCTGTTAAATAAAAGAACCAATTAATGTAAAATGGTGCTTGGAGCACTTTGAAGAACACACAAATTAAAACGGTTCTTACCTGTGAGAATGATACTTTAGTGAAAAAATCTCTTGACAAGCAGTTGCACAACCGTGTTTTGGActcattgttttgctttattaaTACGTTTATTTTGAAATGGTATTTCTAATGTTCAATTACAATAGTTAAAAGACGTGTATATGTATTTTAATgctttcatcattttcttaaATCCTAGTCACTTTCAGAAATTTTAGTAGAACTCGATGCTGTTGGATGCTTGGGTGCATCACCAAAAGAACCATGTATTTTTACCACTGCATGACCGCTTTTAGTTTTGCAAACTATACATGaatgattttgtttcaatCGTTGGCGGTCCGTTTCTCACGCATGTCAATAAATTTAGCCTCTCTTAGGACACAAACAATGTGTGGAAGGGTTTAAATCAAGTTTCCCTTATTTTGTcctattttcattttctttcgttaTGGAATACCTCATATACCAAGATGCCCTATTTGCCCCAGATATACACACTAACATATATCAAGAGCAAATCAGCcgattttgaatttaatttaatttaaacaagTATAATGAGCTATCAGTTCGAACTATGAGAACGACTCACTCCCATAGTTTGACATTATGATGTGTCATGAAATTCGATCGAGAGGTTCATATGTTCTCGTTTGGTCACAGAGCAAACCTATATTAAGATCAAACAATGCTTGTATTATCTTGACCAGTCTACAGGTTAGAAGATTCCTTTCAATGACTAATAACGTTCCCTCCAAATAAGAATGGAATCCATTTGAAACGCAGTGAGCAATGTATGTCCCTTAAACATGCTTCATTCTAATAAGATAATAGTTGCTTTTCGAAAATAATGGACACTCATCTGTCGGTCGTGTTCGTTGTTTTCAATATACACAGCCATACGCATTTACACTAGCGTTTGGACATTAGTATCTTGATTTAATGATTTACAGATGCTCATTATTGTTGCCAATAAACTATCTTTGAGCGGGAATTAAATGTGTTTCACTCTCTTCTGAACCTGTCAGAAAATATTACAAAAGAAAGTACGTCTCCATTGTCCCACAATTCTATATCTTCGTTTTGTCAACCCACTCTTGCAAATAGGAGTATTTTTTCAGGAAAtgttttcgttcttctttatttttagttGTTTCTTTACCTTACTTCTAATGATTTATGTTGATTTCTCCTTTACGTAAGAtgcgctttgtttttttttattttagtcTCTGTTTTTACAGCTCTTTAAAGTAAAATGAGTTAAGCATAATATTCATACCTTATTTATAGTATATACAAAACGACCCTAGCAAACATAAATACATCAAACTTACTTCAGTCAATAAGCTAATAActacaaaacagaaaactagCTGACTTGCAATCATCCCGGACAAgtttaatttatgcttctcACATTTTAACTATTGTAATTGGTATATTTATAACTTACAAAAAAATCTTAAAGGCATTCAAGCTGTCATATGACATTTCAAATAGAAAAGGAACCGTTTGTACACTATTGAGAGCAGGTTTTATAAAACGATCATAATCGACAAAACATGAGCATAAGGTAATGGTAAAGGTTGGCCCAATCGATCCGTTCAACAGAATTGTGAGAACAAACATTGCaacaaaaattgtaaaaacaaaatgaaataagtTCTCTTCCAATCAGTTTTTTCTCCTTGCATTTTTCTAATGCTACCTGTCTTAAAGAAATCAGTACCATCGTTTCTTAAACACTGGAATATTCTCGAGAAATATACGTCCGGCTCCACTTTATATTTCAAACTATAAAGAAATGTTCACTGTTCCTATAAACGAAACGTACGCTTAGCCCGCGGACATGTTTTACTTTTGTGTTTAAATCTGATCGTTATAGCTGGTATGATATCCTTTCTGAAATAAATGGAGGAGAAACTGCAAACACACTTATTCTATTTGATCTGAGATGGTCGAAAAAACCGCATAACAAAGGCTAGGAACAGAAACACGGTAGAAGCATACTAACGAATGCAGTGCTAGTGTAAGGAAGAAGTTACCAACGCTTTGGAGCTATATGTTATTTGAAAGCAATGTACGAATCAATTAGTAACTCGCTAACCGAATTGAACAACAACCTGACAAATTAGTGATCAGCAATTGTGATGCTATATTTTAAATACAATTTTGcactctccctttctcttgttgttatcttctttctcttctttgtcTTATCCTCTTTGCTTTATTCTATGACCTTACATTACTTTCTCCTTTACTTtagttttgatgatttttttctagCGTTGGTGCGCCTTTTATTTCACTGGTTTTCTTTTAGCTGTTAAGTTGCTACCCTTAACTCTATTTTATCTCTCATCTATTTCCAGAACGTTACTATTGTCTTTTTCAACACTGTTTTTAATGTCCCTGTGCACATGTCTGGGATTTgttcaaagaaagaaagcatttTGCTATGTGAAGATGATTGATACCGTAAAACTTgtcaggaatagaaacaggTGGAGCTAAAAGACCATGATTATTTTCTTAACCATTTATTCAGTGCCTCTATGTTATGTTTTTAGCTTACACAATATTCACTGGATTTGTGATAAGTTTTTGGACTTCCCTTTAACGCACTTCCTTGCATTTTAAGTAACTGGGTAGttggaaaacgaaaatttGCCTAAATTATAGTTGTTCACCTTTTGCCAACGTTGATCCAGATATCctccaaaaacaaagaaaagaactaaacaataaatcaaacataaGATTTTCTTACATTTTAGGATGTTTTGTCAATTGAACATTTATCTTTCtccgtttcatttttcaagaGCTATCACTCACAACGCGACTCTCTTCTCAAAAGCGGGGATCAAGAGCATAATAGATCAAGCTTTGAAATTCTAGATTATTTATCATATTACCAATAGTTCTTTCCCTTTTGGAGAATCTTTCTGAATGTCTCACTTGCTGGTTAGCTTAAATTTATTATATATTTACATTTTCCCGGATAAACATCACACGAAAGGATATCCATGGGCCAACTAACTTCCAAGTGCACTGCAATTCGATAGCATTGTCTGGCGTAGCGCAGGCGATTTCCTACGACAGTTCAATGATCTATTGACATTTCAATGGCCCAGGCAATAATACATGTACATTTTTCTATGAGTCCTCTTCTCTCgtccctttctttttgtttcgttggtaATTTTAACCAAAATATTTTTACGTATTTTCTTGTACCACAATACCCAAACGTATCAATGTATCTAGATGCCGCACACGATTACAAGATTAGTTGCTTTTCAGATAAGTCAAGCATCAATTCTGTGGATTATCATTGCTACCATTAGCTCGCAATCACTATTGTTGATGATAATTCACCAGATGAGGATGGGGAATATGATTGCACATCGATGCAGTAGGAACCTCGCACAGCTCCATTTTGAATTGATCATTCGCTTCTTGATGTGGTGGATGATGTAGGTGATGAGAATGGATGGGATGAGGATGCTGACTCTGTTGTTGGGTTTGCTGCGGTGGGTGCTGGTGGAttggctgatgatgctgaagatgCTCTTGCGGCGGTTGAAGAGAagactgttgttgctgttgctggggctGCTGTGGTTGTAACTGAGGCTGGTGTGATTGTGGCTCTGGTTGCTCTAAAGGTCACTGATGCATCTTGGCCCCATGTATTGTTGGCATACCGAGACCTAAGCTCAGATGGTGTGGATTGTGATGGGCCTGTGATTGGGAATGACTGTGGCTGGAACTGTTGCTGCCAGCACTGTTACCTTGTGCCGACTGCCGTTGActgtttttcttatttttcattcttcggTTTTGGAACCAAATTTTCACCTACAGTATGACCATAACCAAACGACCAAAGCAAGAGAAAGCAAATTAACTACCACGAAAACCATCAATGGAGCTATTACACTCTTTTCACGACCTACCTGCCTTTCGGTGAGGTTCAGATTCCGTGCCAGTTCCCATCGTTTCTGTTTTGAGACGTACGCATTGAACAAAAACTCCTTCTCCAGCTCAAGCGTCTGAAATTTTGAATAcggttttcgcttctttcgtaCAGTTACGTTGCCCGTCCATTCAAGTGGATTAGAAGGTGTGCAAGAGCCAACGCCGCttacaccgaccgacagaccagACCCTGTATgaataaacacaaaaaatatttttaaaacctTCAAATTTAATTACCAAATGTGCGACGATATATCACATAAAGGGTATTAAATTTTATGTAACATTTGTTCACATTTTTCCTGTGCTGTGTGATTTTTTGTCATTGCTCACATATAATAAATGACTCATTTTGTCATATATAATACATGACTCAGTACATTGGAAATCTTTCGAGTGGAGTTTCATCAAAACAGTTTTTGAAATTCCGAAAACTTAATCTACACATTCTTCAACATATGCCATCGAGTATTTTCAGAATGTTAATATTGTTTGAACAGTTATTTAGTCCCCGCCCTTTATGCGAAACCGACAGGATGAcatcatttgttttctttaacATGTTCCCAAAAACTTGAATATTGGTCCTGGAAAAACACATTATCTCGCAAAAGTCAATATCTACATCTAGGATGATATAGCACAGAGTTACCATGGATACACCAATAGTGCATTTTTTCCGATTGATGCCATGGCTGCGTCTTTATATTTTCTTAACTACTTTTAACCTAAATGAAGGGAAGTAAGCAAGGTAGAAGTTTTCTTATTTACGGTAgttaaacaaaagcaaatcaacGTTGTTAGGACTACCTAACTTACTGAGATGGGTATTCAGCAAGTTAGGTAGTCCTAACAACGTTGGAATCCATAGCAAaggtacaaaaaaaatccaggcGGGCACAATCCAGCGATAGCTACCTTATACAACACAATCAATTACCAAGGGGTGTTGGAACTACTCTAACAGGTGTTTTGTGCCTAATAGAATTATGAACGTTAGAAATCATCGTCGTTTATGGGATCCATAAAAGTAACACCTCTATTACCATTATTCACCCGGTGTGAAACAACACAGTAGCCATCGCTAAAGCAAACAGCGATGAACATATCAAACGAAGATATTTAActggtttttttatttgatgaGCTATTTATTTGATTATTCCACGCAATATAAAAGTTATAAATGGTTTGACAACCGTACAAAAGCACGCACTTCATTTAAAGGCATCAAAATTGATGTTtgataatcaaataaaatgaaattgcGTAAACCGGGTTAAATTGTACAAAAATTAACAACCTTACGGTCATTTTGTAATTAATAGAGTGCTTGTCACCGAGACTTTCGGATGTATACTGCTTTAATGGGCCGTATGCTTGGGCATTTGGGTTTTGTGAGAAATCATAGTTTTTTGCATGCATAGTTAGTGCTGCTTTATATTCTACATTCTACTCAAAATCTCCCATAACTATGTTTACATCATTTGCCACATTTAAGCACCGCTTCAGCTCCATTTTCTAGGATTCAGGATCGATGCATGTGTTCTAACgagttttcccattttactAAGAGCGATTGTCAATATTGACGTTGAATTGTAGTAGAAATTTATATAAATCCAACACTCCTTTTCATTAACTGCATCCCAATTGCACCATGCATTCAACTACTCTGGATAACGTCAACAGAGCATTAAAATCCAAGAATCCATCCAAGATACCAATTAGCTTTATGGATACCAATAAGCGCTATTTCTCGTTAGCCTAGGCGCTTCATTGCAACAAGGATAAAATGCAGCATTGCAGCAAGGACAATTCATGCTCATTGAATTGTATAATCAGTTCGTACATTCACTATAACACTACCATGTCGTTTTCGGTTCTCCATACGGGTGACGTGCAACGTGATTCGAATATAGAttagataaataaatataaactAGAGTACGAATGCCTCGATACCGTGCCTCGCTACAGATATGAATGATccggaaggatgtttttcgaGCAAAAATTGACGCTCTATGACTTCACACATCTCTGCTGTTATATAAACAAACCATGCACAGCTCCCTTTGTGCAGTAAACATGAATCAACCCATATCTGACGATCATCAGGAGGTTGGTTTCCGTTCCTGGACCATTTACATCATCTGGATTTACAGCAGAATCATAGgagtaaacaacaacaaacacacgtgtCGCAAGGGCTACCGGGAATCTAAGGCTAGCTGGTGCAAGTAGCGGGCGACTTCTCCTGTCGGAAGTTAGTAAATCTCCCAATAGCCTTTCCATTCGGTTGAACAATTTTAGGATTGGGAAAAATACGTATACATAGGCATTCGCATATATCTATGTATACGTATGTACTAACGTATTTACGTAGATATCTTTCAGGTGAGCCTTGAATCCGCTATTGGATGGACGATGCTAACAACAAACAGGCCTCAAACCAGGCACCTTATGGCGCGGCAACTGATGTAGATTTTTGGGTAAATAAATAACTCCGAACGAACACTTCCTTCCGACTATGGTGTTTTAGTAGAAGCAGCTCCCCAGGGCCAAGCACACGCCAGCCACAAGAACAGAGCCGAAACACGAACAGGCCCCAATTCCATTCACTCCAAACATGTGGAAACGGTACGCTAGTGCGCAAGTCTCCTGTCAGCTTACTAGAATCTCCCTCACCACGAATTCCTCTCACGAAGAAGGCCTCGAATACAAAACATTCTCTTGCTCGTCTTGCTCCTGGGCTGATGCTTGAGCATGAACGAAATCTAGGCTACAGAAGCAATATATTCCTTTCACTTGAAAGCAGGTGACTTCAATACAAAGGCACCTTCGCCACAACGCGATCGATGCCATTTAGCACAAATGGTACAGTAGGTAGGTCTGCACTCCAGCTCAGTACTGGCCGCGTTTTTCCCACTGACTGATTGTTAGCCTAAATCGTTTCGCAAAGACAGCACACAATTCTGAAAGCTTGAAGCTACCGGGTGCAAAAAGTAAAATGCACttttattggaaaacaatACTTACCGGGATTTGGATATGTTTCGCTGGAGTAGGGTCTTAGACCAGCCGAGTTGTACGAGTCATAGCTGGATTGCAGCGAAGGTGGATCGCCAGTGACTCCGCGGGATCGCTCGGTGGATGCTGCTATGTAAGCGTCCGGTTCGTACTTTGGATAATAAGGATGCTGACGAAggtggaggaaggaggaaacaATTGCCACATTAGCTAAATCAAGCACACAAAGAGGCAGACTAATGGCTGCTGTAATGGCTGTAGGAGGAGTAGAGAGTAGGGAACTTACCGGTTGAAAGCTTGGGTCAGCCGAGTAGCCTGGATAGTACATGGGTTTGATATCTGCCGCGAGCCCGTAGGGCGGATACTGTGCATGGTACGCGGGATCGGCTGACGAATCGTAGCCCCACGGGTACGAGTGCCTGAGCCTGGACTCCGAGTCGAAAGTGGGACGTTTGGCTGGTATATGAATAGGACCTATCATTAATGTTTACACGTATTGTTGGGGTCAAGCCGGGCAAGGGAGATCGAaacaaggaagaaaaaaaagaaagaacaaaaaacgtCAAACTTAAGATAACGGTCAATTGGAAAATGAGTAGCATCAGATCTTTCATATCTTAAACCGCTGCCAAATGTAGGAGCACTAAGGAGTACATGAGCatggcaaaaacaaacaccggaaccggaaccgggaccgggaccgggaccgggaacaaTTGACCGCGGAAAGAAGCGTTACCTGATGGCTGTGAGCTCACGCTACCGGGTGACTCGCTGGCCGCTGTAGGGGGAGCGATCTGTGTCTGAGCGGCCGCGCTAGATTGTGGTCCTGCGCTGGAGGAAGAAGTATTCTGTGCCTGCTGGCTCGCTGACTGTTGGGCTTGcacttgctgttgctgtactgctgctgctgctgctgcagccgcggctgctgcagcggccacttgctgttgttgttgctgctgctgctgctgttgctgctgttgttgctgctgctgctgctgctgctgttgctgctgttggatgagGTGACTAGCAGCACTGCTGTGACTGGCCGCTGCGGAATGCAGGGAGGCTGGAGGACTGCGACTGCCGACACCTGTCTGACCGGCCGCCGTGTCCTCTCCGTACATTGCCGCACCGACCGTGTGCACTGGATGGGAATGCTGCCCCCACCAGGCCCCGGCAGCAGCGTGCGACCCTGCCGTGACATCGTGGGGATCGTGGTATATTGCGCACGCCAGGTCAGAGGTGtggtgaggatggtggtggtttagcAGAGTGACCGTAATTTTTGCggattttttaaaaacgattcaaacgataaaaacaGGTTTAAACAACTTTACACACAAACGTCGTTGTGTCGAGCGGACGCGATGTTCAACACACTGGTATGCACAAGGACGGACACACTGCGGAACTTGCGGAATGCTTTCGAATGTGTTTGagtcgtttcgtcgtttcgtcgtcTCGGGTCGGGAATTACTGGACAACCAAATCAATGCACTGTTTCGTACTACTGTCGTTGGACCATTCGGCTCCCCGGGACACCTTCTTCCCTCTTAATTGGCACTTGGATCCGAACACTCTCCAATCGGTCGCACTCTCGGAATTTGTGAACTTAATTTAAACTGATTGGACAGCTGCTAGTGTACCAACAAACACCAACGACCACCAGCAATGCCTTGTAGCAGTGACTCATAATACACGGATGGCGGATGCACTACTGATTCCACGACCGCAGGGCAGTGGCTTTAGCAAAACTAGATTCACGAAAACCGCACTTTCGCGAGCCCTTCGGAGTGAACTGCGAGTTTGCActttggttttgcttctctttgGAGTAAGAAGAAGGCCGACCGCTAGCGAATCTGTCTAGACTCTGGTCGCCGGATGCACCTGTTTAGTGGCACAACTTCTGCGGCATCGAGCGTTATATTCCTTTGGCTCTGTCGTCACGCGCCACATCCGACTATCTTCAAAGTATTATTCCCCCTCGTTGTTGTCGTACTGCCGGCAGCCCACCCGTCGTCCCGCCGTCAATGCATATACGCGCCGACGAACGATTATTACGATTTCCCGCCGCACACGTTACGACTCGACCGCTCAACTCGTCTTTACCTCTTGGCTCTTGTCTTGTCTCTTGAAAACTCCGTTGAAAACTGAACCAGAGCTTGCACAAcgcgagctgcgagctgcgagcgCTCCTTGGCCCTCCGTCCTCCTCTTGTCCTCCGTTCTCCACGCGTCCTCCGCGAGTTTCTCGGAATGAAGATGCCCCTTGGTCGGAGCGAGACCGCCTCTggcgctctctcgctccttctcTTTATCTCCTTCTCGTGCGCGGTTCGTGGAACACGAAACCAGCTCGCTAGAGAGGGGATGCGCGCGATGCGCGTGCGTGAACACCCACAGTACCCCCACCCCAGCCAAAAAAAGTGTCGCGGGTTCtaggaaggaaaagcgaagaaaaaaagaagaagaaaagcgaagaaaaacgcGACGGTGGCACCATCTTTCGACCGGCCGCGGTATTATGCGTGGTTCCGGCCGGGGTTCCAGCGCGCtaatcgatgttgttgttgggcagTCGGAAGGCTTTATACGCCGAGCAATCATCGATTTGGGCGGCCAGTTTATGCTTTCATAACTGCCACACATTGATCTATTGTTGAACCGTCACCTGTGGCGCCTCGAACATGCCTTCAAACACACGTCGTCGCCGAAGCAATAAAACCACAAACAGCTAAACAGCCCAGAGTGTGCAATATAATTTATGGCCTTGGCCATATTCCACGTTCTCAAGTCGCCAGGAGAGGAAATTAAAGCACCGATCTTCGTCAAAACGGTTGTCCGCTTTTCCATTGCTCCATAATTAAtgcaataatcataaaataatCATCATAAAAAGTGAatcacttctttttttttggtttaaacCGTtcgccacatcatcatcatcatcatcatcatcctcaccatcgCCGTCAATCGTGTCGCCAAAACCGTATCAAAAGCGCCTGTGCAAAACCTCCAGAATCGCTCTGGACCACCAACATCTGgcctccaccccttcccctcccccgcaAAACCGATCGCCGAAACAACTGGAAAACGGGCGGCGAAATCTGTGGCCAGCTATTTCAATTGTTTCATATGTTATGGCCAAGGGGTTTCCCAAGGAACTGCTACGTCATCTCATCCAAGGGAACCTAATGAATCATCCCCCGGGCGCTAACGTATCCCCAAGGTTAAGCCACTTGGTTCGCGTCCGAAGGCGTTTCGGAGTAAACAGGCTGTGGATCGTCTGCTTTTCACcacttttcttcccttttatgtgtttttcttcAGTTATATGACCTACACGATCATTAAAAGCTAACTTTTATAACGATTGTTTATTTGGCATTTTGGAGGTAGAAAGAGGGCCCCCGAGTTCGCGGCACTTCGTGCAGACACGGAAAAAAGTAACGTGTCAAGGCGAACATGTTTGTTAGCCACTTGGACGCCATCCCTTTAACCATCCAATCGATCTTTTGAAGACACAAACCGCTTCAACAAGATGCTGC
The sequence above is a segment of the Anopheles darlingi chromosome 2, idAnoDarlMG_H_01, whole genome shotgun sequence genome. Coding sequences within it:
- the LOC125952910 gene encoding homeobox protein abdominal-B-like isoform X2, producing the protein MIIKKENGDNHYPSLRVSDLLIRKNIPNLIGRSSILASAAYGSHAAAGAWWGQHSHPVHTVGAAMYGEDTAAGQTGVGSRSPPASLHSAAASHSSAASHLIQQQQQQQQQQQQQQQQQQQQQQQQQQVAAAAAAAAAAAAAVQQQQVQAQQSASQQAQNTSSSSAGPQSSAAAQTQIAPPTAASESPGSVSSQPSAKRPTFDSESRLRHSYPWGYDSSADPAYHAQYPPYGLAADIKPMYYPGYSADPSFQPHPYYPKYEPDAYIAASTERSRGVTGDPPSLQSSYDSYNSAGLRPYSSETYPNPGSGLSVGVSGVGSCTPSNPLEWTGNVTVRKKRKPYSKFQTLELEKEFLFNAYVSKQKRWELARNLNLTERQVKIWFQNRRMKNKKNSQRQSAQGNSAGSNSSSHSHSQSQAHHNPHHLSLGLGMPTIHGAKMHQ
- the LOC125952910 gene encoding homeobox protein abdominal-B-like isoform X1, producing MYGEDTAAGQTGVGSRSPPASLHSAAASHSSAASHLIQQQQQQQQQQQQQQQQQQQQQQQQQQVAAAAAAAAAAAAAVQQQQVQAQQSASQQAQNTSSSSAGPQSSAAAQTQIAPPTAASESPGSVSSQPSGPIHIPAKRPTFDSESRLRHSYPWGYDSSADPAYHAQYPPYGLAADIKPMYYPGYSADPSFQPHPYYPKYEPDAYIAASTERSRGVTGDPPSLQSSYDSYNSAGLRPYSSETYPNPGSGLSVGVSGVGSCTPSNPLEWTGNVTVRKKRKPYSKFQTLELEKEFLFNAYVSKQKRWELARNLNLTERQVKIWFQNRRMKNKKNSQRQSAQGNSAGSNSSSHSHSQSQAHHNPHHLSLGLGMPTIHGAKMHQ